The following are from one region of the Oncorhynchus masou masou isolate Uvic2021 chromosome 24, UVic_Omas_1.1, whole genome shotgun sequence genome:
- the LOC135511515 gene encoding L-selectin-like, with translation MAVHGPFFRQPQVVTMMWMLIIVLGMCGGRATGWTYHASTNTMNWTMAREWCWNNNHTDMVVIQNQEENNYLLNILPDRTGSPYYWIGIKKINGNWTWVGTNGTWVGNSSWAPNEPNNKLGEECVEMYVNKGNSENNGKWNDDMCSNPKYSLCYRDQCNQTSCMGQGRCLETINNFTCVCESGFEGHVCQTAKGCDPLCLPDGFVNCSAVNLTVNSTCRLSCEKGNLLLGSPEVSCGTDRVWTAVWGDDIWSRIWVWSGQRPVCASYQHVLMAVAAGWMLSMSCCICCCFNHRKKKKHAQLREPDEGVTSSNETGDN, from the exons ATG GCAGTCCATGGACCCTTCTTCAGACAGCCACAGGTAGTAACAATGATGTGGATGCTTATCATAGTCCTAGGTATGTGTGGAGGACGTGCCACGGGCTGGACATATCATGCCTCCACAAATACCATGAACTGGACCATGGCAAGAGAGTGGTGTTGGAATAACAACCACACAGACATGGTAGTCATCCAAAACCAGGAAGAGAATAATTACCTCCTCAACATCTTGCCTGATAGAACCGGGTCTCCGTATTACTGGATCGGAATCAAGAAGATCAATGGAAACTGGACATGGGTCGGAACCAACGGAACGTGGGTTGGGAATTCTTCCTGGGCACCCAACGAACCCAATAACAAACTGGGTGAGGAGTGTGTTGAGATGTATGTCAACAAAGGGAACAGCGAGAATAATGGGAAGTGGAACGATGATATGTGCTCAAATCCCAAATACTCGCTATGCTACAGAG ACCAATGCAACCAAACATCATGCATGGGACAAGGGAGATGCTTGGAGACCATCAACAATTTTACCTGTGTGTGTGAAAGTGGGTTTGAGGGACACGTTTGCCAAACAG CTAAGGGATGTGACCCCTTATGTCTACCTGATGGGTTTGTGAACTGCTCTGCTGTCAACCTGACTGTCAACTCTACATGCCGGTTGAGCTGTGAGAAAGGGAACCTACTGCTGGGTTCCCCAGAAGTCAGCTGTGGCACGGACAGGGTCTGGACTGCAGTCTGGGGCGATGACATCTGGAGCAGGATCTGGGTCTGGAGCGGACAAAGGCCAGTTTGTGCAA GTTATCAGCATGTCCTAATGGCTGTAGCTGCTGGTTGGATGCTCTCAATGTCCTGCTGCATCTGCTGTTGTTTCAATCACAGAAAAA AAAAGAAGCATGCTCAACTAAG GGAACCAGATGAGGGTGTGACGTCATCCAACGAGACAGGGGACAACTGA